CCGTTCCCCACCAGACCGTGCAGCGCCTCATCGTGCATGATCACCGGTATGCCCAGGCGCGTCTTTTCCACCATGAACTTTTGGATGCGATTGAGCTTTTCTGCTGCCTCCTTAGGCCCGTGAGAACGGAGAATGCACCCCAGGTTACCAATCCCTTTTTCTGTGATGAAATTAGTGCCCTCCACCTCGCGAATCAGACACTGCAACTGGGCGACCTTCTCTTCCACTGTCATGCGGGAGAGGAGGTCTTCAACTCTCCGCTCGACAGGCAATTTGGGGTTCTTGTAATCAGGTGTGCCGCCCCGTGCCTGACCATGAGCAAAGGCGGCCAAAACCCAGCACCCTGCCGTGAGCAAGGCACACCAGGCGAACAGCAGGCTCTTTGTGTTGAGTACCATGGCACCCTCCCTGCAAAAGTCCGTGATCATGCTTGCCTCCCTTTCCAAAAAGGCCTATCCCCAGTCACCCCCGGGCGCACCAACCTTCATCGCGCGCAGTGCCGCGAAATCGGCCTGACTGTGCCAGACGAGAGGACCTTCTTCTCAACACCCTTGTAAGCCACAGCACTCATCGGACGTTTCGATCTCGATGGTGCTGTGGTGCACATTTTGAAGGCCCAGCACCCGCCGGCACTCTTGTTTGATGCGTAGCATCTCCTCTGCGGTCGTGCCGGGAGCTACTACCGCGTGAAGGGTGAGGACATTGTACTGCCCGTCCATGGACCAGACATGCAGGTCGTGCACTGAACAGACACCCGGCACCTTGCGCACGGCCCGTTCCAAGCCTTCAAGGTCCACCGCCTCCGGGACAGATTGCAAAAAGATGCCAGCTGCCCTGGCAAGGTTGATCCACACCCTCCAGACTACGAAAAGGGTAATGGCCACAGAAAGAGCGGGATCCAAGAAGAGCGCGTTGGTGAAGTGCATCACCACACTGGCGACCAACACCGCGGCCCATCCGAGCACATCTTCCAGCAGGTGCAGCATGGCGACCCGCTCGCTGAGGCGCTCACCCTTGTGCAGGCGCCAGGCGGCCGCCCCGTTGACCACTACGCCGAGGACCGCCAACGCCAACATCCCGCCGGTGTGCACCGGATGCGGGGCAAACAAGCGCGGTATTGCCCGCCACAGTACCATTGCCGCGCCGACCAGAAGCAGGAGTGAATTAGTCACCGCCCCCAAGAGCGAGAAGCGACGATAACCAAAGGTGTAGCGCTGAGTTCGAGCACGTCTGGCGAGCTTGTCCAAGTACCAGGTTAGCCCTAAGGAGAGGCTGTCGCCCAAATCATGGAGGGCGTCGGAGAGGATGGCCAAGCTATTAGTCAGCACACCCCCGATCAGTTCCACCAGGGTAAAGCCCAGATTGAGAAAAAAGGCGACCCGGAGGTTCCCGGTATCGTGCGGTGCCACTTGCGGAGGTGAACAACACCTATCTCGTTCCTGCGCAGTGGGCATAGGCGTCTTCATGTCAGCGACAATGGCTTTCTTCTGGGCTCCGAAGGGCCGCTTCCACCTGGAGACTTTCGCGCATGACTGGCGCCAAGGGCCGAAAGGGCGCACCCAATTGCGGTGAACTTGCTCTTACCTTGTCCAGAACAGGCGGTCTCCACAATCACCTATCCCCGGCACGATGTATCCCTGCTCATCAAGGCGCTCGTCGATGTGGGCGCAGTAAATCTCCACGTCCGGGTGCGCGGCATGCAGGGCATTGATCCCCTCCGGCGCAGCCAGCAAACAAAGGTGTCGAATGGACGTGGCGCCGCGCGCCTTCAGCGAGGAAGCGGCTGCCACCGCCGAGCCGCCGGTGGCCAGCATTGGGTCCAACACATACACTTGGCTCTGCCTGAGCTCCGGCACCTTGCAGTAGTATTCCACCGGCTCAAGCGACTCGTGATCGCGATAGATGCCGACAAACCCTACCTTGGCCAAGGGGATGAGCCGGAGAAAACCATCCAGCATTCCCAGACCCGCGCGCAGAATGGGGACAACCACCACATCATCGTCCAGCCATTCAGCAGTGGTGCTCGCCAGGGGTGTCTCGATGGGGATGGGGCGTGTGCGCAGATTACGCGTGGCCTCGTAGAGCATGAGATAGGTGATTTCGTTCACTAACTGCCGAAAGAGCCAGGGTTCCGTCTGCTTCATGCGGACCAGGCCCAGTTTATGCCTGATGAGCGGGTGCTCAGTGACTACTACGGCGCCCATGGGGTCTCCTGATTCTCGCCTCCGCATAACTTGGCGCAAATATACGGAATTTTCGCGCAAATGTCAAAAGCGAAATGCACATTCCGGTGGTTCCCAGGCGACCACGTACATGGGGCTACGAGCCGGCCACAGTCAGCTCACCGATTTTGACGGTAGGACCAATGACGCTGCGCCGCAACTCCAGGTCATTTCCCACCATCTCAATACCCTCCAGCATGCGCCCCAAGTTGCCGGAAATGGTCACTTCGGCCACGGGATAAACCACCTCTCCCCCCTCGATCCATAGGCCAAATGCCCCTCGTGAAAAGTCCCCGCTGACCGGGTTGAAACCCGACCCCATTGTACTCGTCACCAAAAGCCCCTTGTCCACCGAGGCAATGATGTCCTCCGGCGAGTGCGGGCCGGGGGCAAGGTAAAGGTTTGTGGGCCCGGAGGCGTTCCCAGTGGAGCGCATGCCAAGCTTGCGTGCCGAGTAGGTATCAAGGAGGTAGCTTCGCAACAGACCATTTTCGATGACTACAGTCGTGCGCGTCGGCACGCCTTCGCCATCGAAGGGTCGGGTACCAGGAGCCCCAGGAATGAGGCCTTCGTCGACCACGCGCACTTGGCGCGAGGCCACCTCCTGACCTAACTTGTCTACCAAGAAGGACTGGCGCTGATAGATCGCTCCGCCGTTCACGCACGCGTAGAGGAGCCCCAAGAGCTGACCGGTCACCTCCGGCTCGAACACCACGGGGACGTTCTGGGTCGGTACCTTACGCGGTCCGATGAGGCGAATCAGGCGCATGAGGGCCTTCTGGGCGACCATTTCCGGCGGCGGCAAATCGGCCAGATGGCGCCTGCTCTCGTACCACCCTTCCTCCACCAAGTCATCTCCTGAACCCGCCTGCAAATAGACACCGAGAGCGATGCTCGTCGCCTCGTACCAGCCTCTGACCCCGAGGGAGTTTGCAATGAAAAACTCACCCACATGCGTCTCACAACTGGCGCCATAGGAGTTGGCGACTCGTGGGTCGGCCAAGCAAAGCTCCTCGGTCTTGAGCGCCAAGCGAATCTTCTCCTCTGCGGGCATGCGCGCCACCTCGGGGTCAGAGAGACGCAAGGCAGCGATGTCCACACTCAGCTCCTCCTTCTCCGGCAGTCCAGCAAAGGGATCGGCATGCACCAGACGTGCACGCGCCACCGCTCCAGCAATAAGTCGTTCCAGCGTGGCACGGCTCAAATCAGACGAAGAGGTACTCGCCACGCGTTGGCCCACGATGACGCGTGCACCCATGCTCAGGGCACCCGCCTCTACCAGATGCTCGATTTGACCCTTGCGCACGCGTACGGAAAACTCGGTGCCGCGGCCGATGGCTACTTCTACCTGGTCCGCCCCAGCTCGGCGGCCATAGTTAACCAACGACTCGGCCAGTGTCAGAAAATCGATCCTTTTCACCGGCGCCCTCCCACCGTCATCTGGTCAATGCGCAGCGTGGGCGTACCCGCGGTCACGGGCACAGACTGCCCTTCCTTCCCGCACGTGCCAAGAAAGAATCCCATGTCGTTGGCCACCATCGAGATACTCTGCAGCACCTGAACGTTCGTGCCGATAAGCGTAGCATTCTTGACTGGACGCGTCAGTCGGCCGTCTTCAATGAGGTAGCCGAGATTCACGGAGAAGACGAACTTGCCCGAATCCTCAACCTGTCCCCCTTTAAATGTCTTGGCATAGAACCCCTTCTTCACCGAGGCAATGACCTCCTCGGGGCTGTAAGCCCCCTCGGCAAGGACGGTATTGGTCATGCGCGGGATAGGGTAATGCTGATAGCTTTCCCGGCGACCGTTGCCGGTGGGCGCCATGCCCATCAGGCGCGCCGAAAGGCGATCCTGGAGGTACCCTACGAGCCTGCCTCGCTCGATAAGTACGGTGCGCTGCGTGGGAGTTCCTTCGTCATCAATGTTCAGCGAACCGCGCAGATGCGGGATGGTGGGGTCGTCGTAGACGGTCACCTGCGGCGTGGCCACCATGCTCCCCATGCGATTGGCCATGATGGACGTTCCTTTGCGGTTACCGTCTGCTTCCAACGGATGTCCCACCGCCTCGTGGATCATCACACCGCTCTGTCCAGCGCCCAGCACCACAGGTTGTTCGCCGGCGGGCGGGTCCACGGCCTGCAAAAGGGTGATAGCTTCCTCGGCCGCGGTGCGTCCCACCTGCTCTGGCGTCTGCACGCGCTGAAAGTAGCCAAGCCCCACGCGACCGCCGGCAGTGAAGGTGCCCCGATTACGCACACCATCACACTCAGCCACAACATTCACCGCCAGTCGAACCTGCGGACGGAGGTCAGTCACCACCAGCCCCTCGCTGTTGGCAACCAGCACATGAGCCAACACGTCGGACATAGAGACTTGCACTCGGCTCACACGGTGGTCGTAGGCTTGCGCGGCCTGGTAAGCCCGCTGGACTATGTCCAGCCTTGTGGGAAGTGGAAGGACGGAGAGCAGCTGGTCCAAGTCGTAAACCTGGTGCGGAGCGGTGTGAGCGCGCAAGGCTACAACACGCGTCCTACCCTCTCCCAGGGCGATGGCCGCGGCAGTGAGCCCGGCATGACGCAAGGCGCGAGAAGAGAGGTCATTGGTGTAAGCGTAACCTGTTTTTTCGCCGGCCAGTACCCGCACCCCCGCTCCCAGCGTCACGCTCTCGGAGGTCTCTTTGAGGAGGTCCTCCTCCATGACAACGCTGGTGCTGACCCGATACTCCAGGAACAGCTCTGCAAAGTCTCCACCCTTGTCCAAAGCCGCCGTCAGCACGCGGTGCATGGCGCCTGGCGAAAGGTCAAAGTCATAAGAGGTCACCGCGCACGCCGGCGAGGGTCGACCCAACCCAGCAGTCCCCTCCCCTTCTGGGGCGCCGTAGGAGCAAACCATTCCGTCCTCCTCAATCGTGAGCCATCCAGCTCTGCAAATCTACGCACAATCGGGTGTGCGTGCAAGGGAAATGTTT
This genomic window from candidate division KSB1 bacterium contains:
- the upp gene encoding uracil phosphoribosyltransferase, with amino-acid sequence MGAVVVTEHPLIRHKLGLVRMKQTEPWLFRQLVNEITYLMLYEATRNLRTRPIPIETPLASTTAEWLDDDVVVVPILRAGLGMLDGFLRLIPLAKVGFVGIYRDHESLEPVEYYCKVPELRQSQVYVLDPMLATGGSAVAAASSLKARGATSIRHLCLLAAPEGINALHAAHPDVEIYCAHIDERLDEQGYIVPGIGDCGDRLFWTR
- a CDS encoding cation diffusion facilitator family transporter; the protein is MPTAQERDRCCSPPQVAPHDTGNLRVAFFLNLGFTLVELIGGVLTNSLAILSDALHDLGDSLSLGLTWYLDKLARRARTQRYTFGYRRFSLLGAVTNSLLLLVGAAMVLWRAIPRLFAPHPVHTGGMLALAVLGVVVNGAAAWRLHKGERLSERVAMLHLLEDVLGWAAVLVASVVMHFTNALFLDPALSVAITLFVVWRVWINLARAAGIFLQSVPEAVDLEGLERAVRKVPGVCSVHDLHVWSMDGQYNVLTLHAVVAPGTTAEEMLRIKQECRRVLGLQNVHHSTIEIETSDECCGLQGC
- a CDS encoding TldD/PmbA family protein: MKRIDFLTLAESLVNYGRRAGADQVEVAIGRGTEFSVRVRKGQIEHLVEAGALSMGARVIVGQRVASTSSSDLSRATLERLIAGAVARARLVHADPFAGLPEKEELSVDIAALRLSDPEVARMPAEEKIRLALKTEELCLADPRVANSYGASCETHVGEFFIANSLGVRGWYEATSIALGVYLQAGSGDDLVEEGWYESRRHLADLPPPEMVAQKALMRLIRLIGPRKVPTQNVPVVFEPEVTGQLLGLLYACVNGGAIYQRQSFLVDKLGQEVASRQVRVVDEGLIPGAPGTRPFDGEGVPTRTTVVIENGLLRSYLLDTYSARKLGMRSTGNASGPTNLYLAPGPHSPEDIIASVDKGLLVTSTMGSGFNPVSGDFSRGAFGLWIEGGEVVYPVAEVTISGNLGRMLEGIEMVGNDLELRRSVIGPTVKIGELTVAGS
- a CDS encoding metallopeptidase TldD-related protein yields the protein MVCSYGAPEGEGTAGLGRPSPACAVTSYDFDLSPGAMHRVLTAALDKGGDFAELFLEYRVSTSVVMEEDLLKETSESVTLGAGVRVLAGEKTGYAYTNDLSSRALRHAGLTAAAIALGEGRTRVVALRAHTAPHQVYDLDQLLSVLPLPTRLDIVQRAYQAAQAYDHRVSRVQVSMSDVLAHVLVANSEGLVVTDLRPQVRLAVNVVAECDGVRNRGTFTAGGRVGLGYFQRVQTPEQVGRTAAEEAITLLQAVDPPAGEQPVVLGAGQSGVMIHEAVGHPLEADGNRKGTSIMANRMGSMVATPQVTVYDDPTIPHLRGSLNIDDEGTPTQRTVLIERGRLVGYLQDRLSARLMGMAPTGNGRRESYQHYPIPRMTNTVLAEGAYSPEEVIASVKKGFYAKTFKGGQVEDSGKFVFSVNLGYLIEDGRLTRPVKNATLIGTNVQVLQSISMVANDMGFFLGTCGKEGQSVPVTAGTPTLRIDQMTVGGRR